A region from the Flavobacterium enshiense genome encodes:
- a CDS encoding peptidylprolyl isomerase produces the protein MQDGIYAKFNTSKGVILVKLTHDKTPGTVGNFVGLAEGKLENDVKPQGKPYYDGLKFHRVIPDFMIQGGCPLGTGVGGPGYQFDDEFHPELRHDSPGVLSMANAGPGTNGSQFFITHIETAWLDNKHTVFGHVVEGQDIVDAIAQGDEIETLEIVRIGEEAQKWNAVEAFRTFEGSREKRLAEQKQLAEEALEKLAAGFQKTDSGLRYQIIQKGSGKKAEKGKMVSVHYQGALDNGTVFDSSYKRKQPIEFALGRGQVIEGWDEGIALLQVGDKARFVIPSYLAYGSRGAGGVIPPDATLVFDVELMDVK, from the coding sequence ATGCAAGACGGAATTTACGCAAAATTCAACACTTCTAAAGGAGTGATTTTGGTGAAATTAACTCATGATAAAACACCTGGTACGGTTGGAAACTTTGTTGGTTTGGCCGAAGGGAAATTAGAGAACGATGTAAAACCGCAAGGGAAACCATATTATGATGGATTGAAATTCCACCGTGTGATTCCTGATTTCATGATTCAGGGAGGTTGTCCTCTTGGAACTGGAGTTGGCGGTCCGGGTTATCAGTTTGATGATGAATTCCACCCGGAATTAAGACATGATAGTCCAGGAGTTTTGTCTATGGCCAATGCGGGTCCCGGTACAAATGGTTCTCAGTTTTTCATCACTCACATTGAAACTGCATGGTTAGATAACAAACATACTGTTTTCGGACATGTAGTGGAAGGTCAGGATATAGTGGATGCTATTGCTCAGGGAGATGAAATCGAAACATTGGAAATTGTTCGCATAGGTGAAGAAGCTCAGAAATGGAATGCTGTTGAGGCTTTCAGAACTTTTGAAGGTTCAAGAGAAAAAAGATTAGCAGAACAAAAACAATTAGCGGAAGAAGCATTGGAAAAACTGGCTGCCGGTTTCCAGAAAACGGATAGCGGTTTGCGTTACCAAATCATCCAGAAAGGAAGTGGTAAAAAAGCGGAAAAAGGTAAAATGGTTTCAGTTCATTACCAAGGTGCTTTGGATAACGGAACGGTTTTCGATTCTTCATACAAAAGAAAACAACCTATCGAATTCGCTTTAGGAAGAGGTCAGGTAATCGAAGGATGGGACGAAGGTATCGCTTTATTACAGGTTGGTGACAAAGCTCGTTTTGTTATCCCTTCTTATTTAGCTTACGGTTCTCGTGGGGCAGGTGGTGTAATTCCGCCAGATGCAACATTGGTTTTCGATGTGGAATTGATGGATGTGAAGTAA
- a CDS encoding DUF1569 domain-containing protein, with amino-acid sequence MESLFDPKGTQDIIERINKLQPTALSQWGKMTVGQMLEHCQGPLKVAFGEIQIKKGIMAFLFGKMAKKKLVSRRPFDHNLPTAKEFIVKHDPEFENAKAELINSISRFSKGPSTIKNLKHPFFGHMTEKEWDTAQWKHLDHHLRQFGV; translated from the coding sequence ATGGAAAGTTTATTTGACCCTAAGGGTACTCAAGACATTATTGAAAGAATCAACAAACTTCAGCCTACTGCATTATCACAGTGGGGAAAAATGACGGTTGGCCAAATGCTGGAACACTGTCAGGGCCCATTAAAAGTAGCCTTCGGCGAAATACAAATTAAAAAAGGAATTATGGCCTTCCTTTTTGGAAAAATGGCTAAAAAGAAATTGGTTTCACGAAGACCTTTTGACCATAATCTACCTACTGCAAAAGAATTCATAGTGAAACACGACCCTGAATTTGAAAATGCAAAAGCCGAACTTATCAATAGCATCTCCCGTTTCAGCAAAGGCCCGTCCACAATTAAAAATCTTAAACATCCTTTCTTCGGACATATGACTGAAAAAGAATGGGACACCGCTCAGTGGAAACATCTGGACCATCATTTGAGACAATTCGGAGTTTAA
- the trmD gene encoding tRNA (guanosine(37)-N1)-methyltransferase TrmD produces MRIDIITVLPDLIRSPFEASILKRAIAKGLVEVHMHNLRDYSTNKHKNVDDYQFGGGAGMVMSIEPIDACISKLKSERDYDEVIYMTPDGETLNQKMANSLSLLGNIIILCGHYKGVDQRVRDQFITKEISIGDYVLSGGELGAAVLCDSIIRLIPGVLSNETSALTDSFQDNLLSPPIYTRPAEYKGWKVPDVLLSGNFAEIEKWRENMAYEHTKTRRPDLLDE; encoded by the coding sequence ATGCGCATCGATATTATTACTGTTTTACCTGATTTAATCCGAAGTCCGTTTGAAGCTTCCATCCTTAAAAGAGCAATTGCCAAAGGACTGGTGGAAGTTCACATGCACAATCTTCGTGATTACAGCACCAACAAACACAAAAATGTGGACGATTACCAGTTTGGTGGCGGTGCCGGTATGGTAATGAGTATCGAACCAATTGATGCCTGCATCTCAAAACTGAAAAGCGAACGAGATTATGACGAGGTTATTTACATGACTCCCGACGGTGAAACGCTCAACCAGAAAATGGCTAATTCGTTATCTCTTTTAGGAAACATCATTATTCTTTGCGGCCATTATAAAGGTGTTGACCAAAGGGTCAGAGACCAATTCATAACCAAAGAAATTTCCATTGGTGATTATGTTTTATCCGGAGGTGAATTGGGTGCAGCTGTTTTATGCGATTCTATCATCCGATTGATTCCGGGAGTTTTGAGCAATGAAACTTCTGCCTTAACGGACAGCTTTCAGGACAATCTGCTTTCCCCTCCTATTTATACACGACCTGCGGAATACAAAGGCTGGAAAGTCCCAGATGTATTGCTAAGTGGGAATTTTGCTGAAATTGAAAAATGGCGTGAGAATATGGCGTATGAACATACTAAAACACGTCGACCTGATTTATTGGATGAATAA
- the rplS gene encoding 50S ribosomal protein L19, which translates to MSNLLKFVQDELVTRKDFPEFAAGDTITVYYEIKEGEKTRTQFFKGVVIQRRGTGATETFTIRKMSGAVGVERIFPVNMPALQKIELNQRGKVRRARIFYFRELTGKKAKIKERRR; encoded by the coding sequence ATGTCAAATTTATTAAAATTTGTTCAAGACGAATTAGTAACAAGAAAAGATTTCCCTGAATTCGCAGCTGGTGATACTATCACAGTTTACTACGAAATTAAAGAGGGTGAAAAAACAAGAACACAGTTCTTCAAAGGAGTAGTTATCCAAAGAAGAGGTACTGGCGCAACAGAAACTTTTACAATCCGTAAAATGTCTGGTGCTGTAGGTGTAGAGCGTATCTTCCCTGTAAACATGCCAGCTTTACAAAAAATTGAATTGAACCAAAGAGGTAAAGTTCGTAGAGCTCGTATCTTCTACTTCAGAGAACTTACTGGTAAAAAAGCTAAAATCAAAGAAAGAAGAAGATAA
- a CDS encoding MBL fold metallo-hydrolase RNA specificity domain-containing protein translates to MDVSILFLGAASEVTGSKYLLKIDHFNLLVDCGLFQGKRKLKELNWTELPIKPEEINAVIITHAHTDHTGYLPRLIRLGYRNPVYCTTATADLMHLMLMDAAKFQVEDAEFAKKKGYSKHKNPEPLFTQKDVECIQPILKTASFEETIQITEQIAVTFYNAGHVLGASIVEITLTGDTETKKIVFSGDLGRYNDPLLYPPKTIDYADVLLVESTYGDKAIKQTDRNDIIELMNETFEKDGNLIVPAFAIGRTQTLLMYLKNVMMTKEIPLIKIAVDSPMAISATALYRKHSDYHKLKDIDLEDDEAFMTLKECLIISKTPDDSKKINDITQDLVIIAGNGMMSGGRIMHHLSRRLSDPKNVVLIPGYQAEGSKGRLLQEGAKTIWIFGQEIEVNAKIFTLHGLSAHADRNELLQWLSGFKQAPMKTFVIHGEKESAGALCETLKEQGWDAQVPHYMDKIELFKNI, encoded by the coding sequence ATGGACGTAAGTATTTTATTTTTAGGAGCAGCCAGTGAAGTTACAGGATCGAAATACCTGTTAAAAATAGATCATTTCAACCTACTGGTCGATTGCGGATTGTTTCAGGGAAAACGAAAATTAAAAGAACTGAATTGGACGGAATTGCCAATAAAACCAGAAGAAATAAATGCCGTTATAATAACCCATGCCCATACGGATCATACCGGATATCTGCCCCGTTTAATTCGATTAGGTTATAGAAACCCCGTTTATTGTACCACTGCCACCGCTGATTTAATGCATCTTATGTTAATGGATGCAGCAAAATTTCAGGTTGAAGATGCTGAATTCGCCAAGAAAAAAGGCTATTCCAAGCACAAAAACCCGGAACCTTTATTCACCCAGAAGGACGTAGAGTGCATTCAGCCAATACTAAAGACTGCTTCTTTTGAGGAAACAATCCAAATCACGGAACAAATCGCTGTCACCTTTTATAACGCCGGACATGTTTTGGGAGCTTCTATTGTAGAAATAACTCTCACTGGTGATACCGAAACAAAAAAGATTGTTTTTTCCGGGGATTTAGGCCGATACAATGATCCTCTGCTATACCCGCCAAAAACAATAGACTATGCTGATGTACTCTTGGTAGAATCCACGTACGGCGATAAAGCAATTAAACAAACCGACAGAAATGATATTATTGAGCTAATGAATGAGACGTTTGAGAAAGACGGCAATCTTATTGTTCCTGCTTTTGCTATAGGACGCACTCAAACGCTGTTGATGTACCTCAAAAATGTTATGATGACCAAAGAGATACCATTGATCAAAATTGCAGTTGACAGCCCTATGGCTATTTCTGCAACCGCATTGTACCGGAAACACAGTGACTATCATAAACTAAAAGACATCGATCTGGAAGATGACGAAGCCTTTATGACACTAAAAGAATGCCTAATTATATCTAAAACCCCCGATGATTCCAAAAAAATTAATGATATCACTCAAGATTTGGTTATCATCGCCGGAAACGGCATGATGTCGGGCGGACGAATAATGCACCATCTTTCTCGTCGTCTTTCAGACCCAAAAAATGTTGTGCTGATACCTGGTTATCAGGCAGAAGGCTCCAAAGGAAGACTTTTACAGGAAGGAGCCAAAACCATCTGGATTTTCGGCCAGGAAATTGAAGTTAACGCCAAAATATTTACCCTACACGGATTATCAGCGCATGCGGATCGGAACGAATTGTTACAATGGTTAAGCGGATTTAAACAGGCACCGATGAAAACTTTCGTGATTCATGGCGAAAAGGAAAGTGCCGGTGCTTTATGCGAGACCTTAAAAGAACAAGGATGGGATGCCCAAGTTCCACATTATATGGATAAGATTGAACTCTTTAAAAATATCTGA
- a CDS encoding TIGR00730 family Rossman fold protein, with translation MKHESQKIFFEAKRDLSDEIRDSFKIMADLWEGITAFQEINNCVTVYGSARFKEGHMYYKLARAMGKTLAENGFTVMTGGGPGVMEAANRGAKEGGGTSLGCNIVLPFEQKPNPYVDKMVEFEFFFTRKTILRKNSLAYVLMPGGLGTMDEIFEVLTLIQTKKLPPRPIVCLGKNYWGKLSNFIRDTMIQEGTISEEDLNLLLMTDNTDEAIEYIKSHIIKKT, from the coding sequence ATGAAACACGAAAGCCAAAAAATTTTTTTTGAAGCAAAAAGGGATCTTTCCGATGAGATACGAGATTCCTTTAAAATTATGGCCGATTTATGGGAAGGAATAACAGCCTTTCAGGAAATAAATAATTGCGTAACCGTCTATGGTTCGGCCCGGTTCAAAGAGGGACACATGTATTATAAATTGGCCAGGGCGATGGGAAAAACATTAGCTGAAAATGGCTTTACCGTGATGACCGGAGGTGGGCCGGGCGTAATGGAAGCTGCCAACCGTGGAGCGAAAGAAGGCGGCGGTACTTCTTTAGGATGTAATATTGTATTGCCATTTGAACAAAAACCCAATCCATATGTAGATAAAATGGTTGAATTTGAATTTTTCTTTACACGCAAAACAATTTTGCGGAAAAACTCTCTTGCTTACGTTCTGATGCCGGGAGGATTGGGAACCATGGATGAAATCTTCGAAGTTCTGACCCTTATTCAAACCAAAAAACTACCACCCCGCCCTATTGTTTGTTTAGGGAAAAATTATTGGGGAAAATTGAGTAATTTTATACGTGACACAATGATTCAGGAAGGAACTATTTCCGAAGAAGACTTGAATTTGTTGTTAATGACAGACAATACAGACGAAGCCATCGAATACATAAAATCACACATCATCAAAAAAACGTAA
- a CDS encoding NADP-dependent isocitrate dehydrogenase, whose protein sequence is MAQKSKIHYTLTDEAPMLATHSFLPIVQAFTAPANIDIELRDISLAGRILANFPEFLKDDQKIGDALTELGQLATTPEANIIKLPNISASIPQLKEAIAELQAHGFAVPNYPEDPANDAEKEIKAKYSKVLGSAVNPVLREGNSDRRAPKSVKNYAKANPHSMGAWSADSITEIAHMEAGDFYGSEKSVTVENDSQFVIDFIDANGNVTNLKAASKLKAGEVIDSSVMSLSALKAFAKKEIADAKAKGQLLSVHLKATMMKVSDPIIFSAIVDVYFEEVFAKYADVLKSLNVDTKNGLGDVYAKIAGHPQQAEIEAALAAALNNGPAVAMVNSDKGITNFHVPSDVIVDASVPAFVRSSGKMWNAKGELQDTKALIPDRNYAGLYVATVNFCKKNGAFDPKTMGSVPNVGLMAQKAEEYGSHDKTFQATAKGIMRVHDGNGTIFMEQNVEAGDIFRMCQTKDAPIQDWVKLAVNRARLSNTPAVFWLDDKRAHDREMIKKVEKYLKDYDTTGLDIRILNIVDATTFTLDRLKNGLDTISVTGNVLRDYLTDLFPILELGTSAKMLSIVPLMNGGGLFETGAGGSAPKHVEQFIEEGYLRWDSLGEFLALGASLEHLGQTQNNAKALILAETLDEANDKFLKTDKSPARKVGQIDNRGSHFYLAMYWAEALANQNKDTELQAKFAPVATELLSNESKINEELIGSQGKPQNIGGYYQPSNQLTDKAMRPSETLNTILQKLS, encoded by the coding sequence ATGGCACAAAAATCAAAAATCCATTACACTTTGACTGATGAGGCTCCAATGTTAGCCACTCATTCATTCTTACCAATTGTACAGGCTTTTACAGCGCCTGCCAACATCGATATCGAATTACGCGATATCTCTTTAGCAGGACGTATTTTAGCTAACTTCCCTGAATTTTTAAAAGACGATCAGAAAATTGGTGACGCTTTAACAGAACTTGGCCAGTTAGCCACAACGCCTGAAGCGAATATCATCAAATTACCAAATATTTCCGCTTCGATTCCGCAGTTAAAAGAAGCCATTGCTGAATTACAAGCCCATGGTTTTGCAGTTCCAAACTACCCGGAAGACCCTGCCAACGACGCGGAAAAAGAAATCAAAGCAAAATACTCTAAAGTTTTAGGTTCCGCCGTAAACCCTGTTTTACGCGAAGGAAACTCTGACCGTCGTGCTCCAAAATCAGTTAAGAATTATGCTAAAGCAAACCCACATTCAATGGGAGCCTGGTCTGCAGATTCTATCACTGAAATAGCTCATATGGAAGCTGGTGATTTCTACGGAAGTGAAAAATCGGTTACTGTTGAAAACGACTCTCAATTCGTGATCGACTTTATCGATGCCAACGGAAACGTAACCAACTTAAAAGCGGCTTCTAAACTAAAAGCAGGTGAAGTAATCGACTCGTCGGTTATGAGTTTATCCGCTTTAAAAGCATTCGCGAAAAAAGAAATCGCCGATGCTAAAGCAAAAGGACAATTATTATCCGTGCATTTAAAAGCAACGATGATGAAAGTGTCTGACCCAATCATCTTCTCTGCTATTGTAGATGTATATTTCGAAGAAGTATTCGCAAAATATGCTGATGTTTTAAAATCATTAAACGTAGATACCAAAAACGGTTTAGGTGATGTTTATGCAAAAATCGCAGGACACCCTCAACAGGCTGAAATTGAAGCGGCTCTTGCAGCAGCTTTAAATAATGGTCCGGCTGTAGCTATGGTTAACTCTGATAAAGGAATCACGAATTTCCACGTTCCGTCTGATGTGATTGTGGATGCTTCGGTTCCGGCTTTCGTACGTTCTTCAGGAAAAATGTGGAACGCAAAAGGCGAATTACAAGACACTAAAGCTTTAATCCCGGACAGAAACTACGCTGGTTTATATGTAGCAACTGTGAACTTCTGTAAAAAGAATGGTGCTTTCGACCCTAAAACCATGGGATCGGTTCCAAACGTTGGTTTGATGGCACAAAAAGCGGAAGAATACGGTTCACACGATAAAACATTCCAGGCTACTGCAAAAGGAATCATGAGAGTTCACGACGGAAACGGTACTATTTTCATGGAACAAAACGTAGAAGCGGGTGACATCTTCAGAATGTGTCAGACTAAAGACGCTCCAATTCAGGACTGGGTTAAACTTGCTGTAAACAGAGCAAGATTATCCAACACTCCTGCTGTTTTCTGGTTGGACGACAAACGTGCTCACGACCGTGAGATGATCAAGAAAGTGGAGAAATACCTGAAAGATTACGATACAACCGGATTAGACATCCGTATCTTAAATATCGTTGATGCAACTACATTTACCTTAGACCGATTGAAAAACGGTTTAGACACTATCTCTGTTACAGGAAACGTATTGCGTGATTACTTAACTGACTTGTTCCCTATTTTAGAATTAGGAACTTCTGCGAAAATGTTATCTATCGTTCCGTTGATGAATGGCGGTGGTTTATTCGAAACCGGAGCCGGAGGTTCTGCACCAAAACACGTAGAACAATTTATCGAAGAAGGTTACTTACGTTGGGATTCACTTGGTGAGTTCTTGGCTTTAGGTGCTTCATTGGAGCATTTAGGTCAAACACAAAACAATGCTAAAGCTTTGATATTGGCGGAAACGTTAGACGAAGCGAACGACAAATTCCTTAAAACCGACAAATCGCCTGCTCGTAAAGTGGGTCAGATCGACAACAGAGGTTCTCACTTTTACTTGGCAATGTATTGGGCTGAAGCGCTGGCAAACCAAAATAAGGATACCGAATTACAAGCTAAATTCGCTCCTGTTGCCACTGAATTACTATCTAACGAATCAAAGATTAATGAAGAACTAATCGGTTCTCAAGGCAAGCCGCAAAACATCGGTGGTTACTACCAGCCGTCAAACCAATTAACAGATAAGGCAATGCGTCCTAGTGAAACATTAAACACTATTTTACAAAAGTTATCTTAA
- a CDS encoding GNAT family N-acetyltransferase produces MSIQIITYQPKYKQQFINLNTAWLEEYFYVEPHDLDVFENIEEVVLKPGGEIFFCLVDDEVAGTVAMQKVSDYVYEMAKLAVDKKFQGQKLGNLLVEACIDFAKSKKAEKIMLLSSTKLIPALSLYRKYNFKETPMDETDYDRADIQMELYL; encoded by the coding sequence ATGTCTATTCAGATAATCACTTATCAACCAAAATACAAACAGCAATTTATCAATTTAAATACTGCCTGGCTGGAAGAATACTTTTATGTGGAGCCACACGATTTGGACGTCTTTGAAAATATAGAAGAAGTTGTCCTCAAACCGGGTGGTGAGATTTTTTTCTGTCTTGTTGATGATGAAGTTGCCGGAACTGTCGCGATGCAAAAAGTAAGCGATTACGTGTATGAAATGGCAAAACTGGCCGTCGACAAGAAATTCCAAGGACAAAAACTAGGCAATTTATTAGTAGAAGCCTGCATTGACTTTGCTAAATCGAAAAAAGCCGAAAAAATCATGCTGCTTTCCAGCACCAAATTAATACCGGCGCTAAGTCTGTACCGAAAATACAATTTTAAGGAAACACCAATGGATGAAACCGATTACGATCGTGCGGATATCCAAATGGAATTGTATCTTTAA